From a region of the Aulosira sp. FACHB-615 genome:
- a CDS encoding chorismate lyase translates to MTAIFTLTNNPALPTAWHRLTPIWQGDEEVIQKSLPHTQLAPAWQLLLLGDGSPTRHLELLTGEPTEVDVIDMSLIGTDLDDAPDLIQAVPGPRLRRQVWLRTASGQRLAYATSWWEASHVDEYLQNRSLPIWASLARLRTELYRDVRGIYYGNSAALESGFDVPGPFWGRHYLFWHHGQPLTLIYEVFSPYLTKYLGPMQLSGTNGKV, encoded by the coding sequence TTGACTGCTATTTTTACTCTGACGAACAATCCTGCGCTGCCAACAGCTTGGCACCGTCTAACTCCGATTTGGCAAGGGGACGAAGAAGTTATCCAAAAGAGTTTACCCCACACACAGTTGGCTCCTGCTTGGCAACTGCTGTTGTTGGGTGATGGTTCTCCGACTCGGCATTTAGAATTGCTGACAGGTGAACCGACAGAAGTCGATGTGATTGATATGTCCTTGATTGGTACAGATTTAGATGATGCGCCTGATTTGATTCAAGCTGTGCCAGGGCCAAGACTGCGCCGTCAGGTGTGGTTACGTACTGCGTCAGGACAGAGATTGGCTTATGCGACATCTTGGTGGGAAGCCAGCCATGTAGATGAGTATTTACAAAATCGTTCATTGCCAATTTGGGCGAGTTTGGCGCGTCTCCGTACAGAGTTATATCGGGATGTGCGCGGTATTTATTATGGCAACTCGGCAGCGTTGGAGTCTGGTTTTGATGTGCCTGGGCCGTTTTGGGGTCGTCACTACTTGTTTTGGCATCATGGACAACCGCTAACTTTAATTTATGAGGTGTTTTCGCCGTATTTAACCAAGTATTTGGGGCCGATGCAATTGAGTGGGACGAATGGCAAAGTGTAG